A genomic segment from Streptosporangium roseum DSM 43021 encodes:
- a CDS encoding replication initiator, translating into MTDTLVHPPIPSTTDPVNASDRTLPRLVRDTLPLALDVAVEVAKLNGVCIRPIEMRRMDTLTGTTEPFDIPCGTTHEAKCPPCAKRNKQLRMAQCREGWHLDHEPVAEPHPSTEDQRWLIEFRADVQAKRDQAERDGEEVADWDEAIAGIDAEINAAGMRGNVLGGRTAPKRSRSTRRRQDAPDLPKRAKQDTTLGRTFIASDGRVYRPSLFVTLTLPSYGKIRSGHGVPVDPASYDYARAARDALHFSKLVDRFVQNLRRVAGYDVQYFATVEPQKRLAPHLHMAIRGTLPRAEIKQIAAATYHQVWWPSVDEVRFDGDHLPVWSARADLGDGAAYPDGQSGDYLDPATGELLPTWDEALDRLDADEDAEPLHVLRFGAQVDVQGIVAGSPDAHKRIGYLTKYLTKSLGDPLDPTDVGNHARRDHAARMVEALRYEPCSPTCPNWLRYGIQPKGAKPGMLPGRCKSKAHKAEHLGYAGRRVLVSRKWSNKTLREHKQDRRAWVLDMLGLHDETTDPHRYVWRPVSTKDPNRTPLAKRLLRGVADRHRTRARLRELEARAEGLPVTDLSAVEMREAA; encoded by the coding sequence GTGACCGACACCCTCGTTCACCCGCCCATCCCCTCGACCACCGACCCCGTCAACGCCTCCGACCGCACGCTGCCCCGCCTGGTCCGCGACACCCTGCCGCTGGCCCTGGACGTCGCCGTAGAGGTCGCCAAGCTCAACGGGGTCTGCATCCGCCCCATCGAGATGCGGCGCATGGACACCCTCACCGGCACAACGGAACCATTCGACATCCCCTGCGGGACCACCCATGAGGCCAAATGCCCGCCGTGCGCCAAGCGCAACAAGCAACTGCGCATGGCCCAATGCCGCGAGGGCTGGCACCTCGACCACGAGCCCGTCGCCGAACCTCACCCCTCCACCGAGGATCAGCGGTGGCTGATTGAGTTCCGGGCCGACGTGCAGGCCAAACGTGATCAGGCCGAACGTGACGGCGAAGAGGTCGCCGACTGGGACGAGGCCATCGCGGGCATCGACGCGGAGATCAACGCCGCCGGGATGCGTGGCAACGTCCTGGGCGGACGGACGGCTCCCAAGCGTTCCCGTTCGACGAGGCGGCGCCAGGATGCGCCGGACCTGCCCAAGCGGGCCAAGCAGGACACCACCCTCGGCCGGACCTTCATCGCCTCCGATGGCAGGGTGTACCGGCCGTCGCTGTTCGTCACCCTCACCCTGCCCTCCTACGGCAAGATCCGCTCCGGACACGGCGTGCCGGTCGACCCGGCCAGCTACGACTACGCCCGCGCGGCCCGGGACGCGCTGCACTTCTCCAAGCTGGTCGACCGGTTCGTGCAGAACCTCCGCCGGGTGGCCGGCTACGACGTGCAGTACTTCGCCACCGTCGAACCGCAGAAGCGGCTCGCCCCGCATCTGCACATGGCGATCCGCGGGACCCTGCCCCGTGCGGAGATCAAGCAGATTGCCGCCGCGACCTACCACCAGGTGTGGTGGCCGTCCGTGGATGAGGTTCGCTTCGACGGCGATCACCTGCCGGTCTGGAGCGCACGGGCCGACCTCGGCGACGGGGCCGCCTACCCGGACGGGCAGAGCGGCGACTACCTCGACCCGGCCACCGGGGAACTGCTTCCCACCTGGGACGAGGCGCTCGACCGGCTCGACGCCGACGAGGACGCCGAACCCCTGCACGTGCTCCGCTTCGGTGCCCAGGTCGACGTTCAGGGCATCGTGGCCGGCTCCCCGGACGCTCACAAGCGCATCGGCTACCTGACCAAGTACCTCACCAAGAGCCTCGGTGACCCCCTTGACCCCACCGACGTCGGCAATCACGCCCGCCGCGACCACGCCGCCCGGATGGTCGAGGCGCTGCGCTACGAACCCTGCTCGCCCACCTGCCCCAACTGGCTGCGCTACGGCATCCAACCCAAGGGCGCCAAGCCGGGAATGCTTCCCGGCCGGTGCAAGAGCAAGGCGCACAAGGCCGAACACCTCGGCTACGCGGGCCGGCGTGTCCTGGTCTCCCGCAAGTGGTCGAACAAGACCCTGCGCGAACACAAGCAGGACCGTCGCGCCTGGGTGCTCGACATGCTCGGCCTGCACGACGAGACCACCGACCCGCACCGCTACGTGTGGCGACCGGTCTCCACCAAGGACCCGAACCGAACCCCACTGGCCAAGCGGCTGCTGCGCGGCGTCGCCGACCGGCACCGCACCCGCGCTCGCTTACGCGAACTCGAAGCCAGAGCAGAGGGATTACCCGTCACAGATCTTTCGGCAGTCGAGATGCGGGAGGCAGCGTGA
- a CDS encoding FtsK/SpoIIIE domain-containing protein — MFKKLPGDEAQQLVSTTPDTAVVFRPAVVRTPAFITIVIFAWRVLSALVRLVWRHPIASTATAVPCALGWLYGWQWGVVLVALVLVGLTAWRFVDRASFLRLAGWRLLAWWRLVWVYRRHWQPVMIISGLGRHVRGRDYLPRLVGVSCTSWADLVTVRMLTGQAVTDWSDRIEHLAHGFGATSCRVTVSRPGRLLLAFPRRDPLAVPLPALPIPAAASVGPVEIGKREDGTPWWLKVHGTHVLVAGATGAGKGSIIWSTIRGLLPAVRAGLVQIWALDPKLMELSFGRNLFDRYAADPAACAELLEAAVKVMQERAGRFAGVQRNHIPTVDDPFVLVVVDEVAFLTAYQSDKGLKLRISAALATLTTQGRAVGVGVLAALQDPRKDVLSIRNLFPDKIALRLDESEQVDMVLGDGARDRGALADLISPDPELGAGIAYARLETSPEPMRARAGYVSDADIRAMVAAFAADTVPLPQTGEVA, encoded by the coding sequence ATGTTCAAAAAACTGCCCGGCGACGAGGCGCAACAACTCGTCTCCACGACCCCTGACACGGCTGTGGTGTTCCGCCCGGCCGTCGTTCGCACTCCGGCGTTCATCACCATCGTCATCTTCGCGTGGCGGGTGCTGTCCGCTCTGGTGCGGCTGGTCTGGCGTCACCCGATCGCCTCGACCGCCACCGCCGTACCCTGCGCGCTCGGCTGGCTGTACGGCTGGCAGTGGGGCGTGGTCCTGGTCGCCCTGGTCCTCGTTGGCCTCACCGCGTGGCGCTTCGTCGATCGGGCTTCGTTCCTGCGGTTGGCCGGCTGGCGGCTGCTGGCCTGGTGGAGGCTGGTGTGGGTCTACCGGCGGCACTGGCAACCCGTAATGATCATCTCCGGTCTCGGACGGCACGTACGCGGCCGGGACTACCTGCCCCGCCTGGTCGGCGTCTCCTGCACCTCATGGGCCGACCTGGTCACGGTGAGGATGCTCACCGGCCAAGCGGTCACCGACTGGTCCGACCGGATCGAACACCTGGCCCATGGGTTCGGCGCGACCTCCTGCCGGGTGACGGTCTCCCGGCCGGGCCGGCTGCTGCTGGCCTTCCCCCGCCGTGACCCGCTGGCCGTCCCCTTACCCGCCCTGCCCATCCCGGCGGCAGCCTCGGTGGGGCCGGTCGAGATCGGCAAGCGGGAGGACGGCACCCCGTGGTGGCTCAAGGTCCACGGCACACATGTTCTCGTCGCGGGCGCCACCGGGGCGGGCAAGGGCTCGATCATCTGGTCCACGATCCGCGGGCTGCTACCTGCGGTGCGGGCGGGCCTGGTGCAGATCTGGGCGCTGGATCCGAAACTCATGGAGCTGTCCTTCGGCCGGAACCTGTTCGACCGCTACGCCGCCGACCCGGCCGCCTGTGCCGAGTTGCTGGAAGCGGCGGTGAAGGTGATGCAGGAGAGGGCGGGCCGGTTCGCCGGAGTCCAGCGCAACCACATCCCCACCGTCGATGACCCGTTCGTCCTGGTCGTGGTCGACGAGGTGGCGTTCCTGACCGCCTACCAGTCCGACAAGGGCCTCAAGCTCCGCATCTCTGCCGCGCTGGCCACCCTGACCACGCAGGGCCGCGCGGTCGGGGTCGGTGTCCTGGCCGCGTTGCAGGACCCGCGCAAGGACGTGCTGAGCATCCGCAACCTGTTCCCCGACAAGATCGCGCTGCGACTGGACGAGTCCGAGCAGGTGGATATGGTCCTCGGCGACGGTGCCCGTGACCGGGGCGCGCTGGCCGACCTCATCTCCCCTGACCCGGAGCTCGGCGCGGGCATCGCCTACGCCCGGCTGGAGACCTCGCCCGAGCCGATGCGCGCCCGTGCCGGCTACGTCTCCGACGCCGACATCCGCGCCATGGTCGCCGCCTTCGCCGCTGACACCGTGCCCCTGCCGCAGACGGGCGAGGTGGCCTGA
- a CDS encoding GntR family transcriptional regulator → MSVSDEEYAPPKYAQIVTAIRRKIADGTYPPGSQLPSETQLVREFAVSRPTVVRALQVLQLRGIIDREHGKGSYVKTPPPGSDDAPSRPGRAVLDRVEAAEGGAVIEVGSHPAPANVAAMLSLPERTPVMMRRVLLSEADEPCELITFWCPIELAEGTDLGRQVPLTVSVRQHLQGARGLRLDHVVERLAARHPLPHEAKVLGLGKSAAVLGVLARVYDASGRPVLVIDIALPGALHELEDAYTL, encoded by the coding sequence ATGTCCGTATCTGATGAGGAATATGCCCCGCCGAAGTACGCGCAGATCGTCACAGCGATCCGGCGCAAGATCGCGGACGGCACCTATCCTCCCGGTTCGCAGTTGCCATCCGAGACGCAGCTCGTTCGGGAGTTCGCCGTCAGCCGTCCCACCGTGGTGCGGGCTCTCCAGGTGTTGCAGCTTCGCGGGATCATCGACCGCGAGCACGGCAAGGGCTCCTATGTGAAGACTCCGCCACCGGGTTCTGACGACGCTCCTTCTCGACCTGGCCGCGCCGTACTCGATCGAGTGGAAGCCGCCGAGGGCGGAGCGGTCATCGAGGTGGGATCGCACCCCGCGCCGGCCAATGTCGCGGCGATGCTCTCCCTGCCTGAGAGGACGCCGGTCATGATGCGCCGTGTCCTGCTCAGCGAGGCGGATGAGCCCTGCGAGCTGATCACCTTCTGGTGCCCGATCGAACTGGCCGAAGGAACCGACCTCGGCCGCCAGGTGCCGCTGACGGTGAGCGTTCGCCAGCACCTTCAAGGGGCCAGAGGGCTACGGCTGGATCACGTCGTGGAGCGCCTGGCCGCCCGTCACCCCTTGCCACACGAGGCCAAGGTGTTGGGGCTGGGCAAGTCGGCCGCCGTGCTGGGCGTTCTGGCGCGTGTCTACGACGCTTCGGGCCGTCCTGTGCTGGTCATCGACATCGCGCTTCCCGGTGCTCTGCATGAGTTGGAAGACGCCTACACCTTGTGA
- a CDS encoding GntR family transcriptional regulator encodes MAELPLPDLDPTSDRAVFRQIADHIRHAIEQGTLAEGDKVPSEAQLMQHYGVARMTICNALQVLQGEGLTVAEHGRGVFVRSHPPVRRLASDRFARRHREQGKAAFIAETEGAGGKPTVDSIKITEERPSADVAELLGITSEDHVIARSRRYLINGQPVETAVSYIPAEIARDTQIAQPDSGPGGIYARLEELGYRLDHFVEEIRSRMPLRDEVRALKLAPGVPVFHLVRTAYATDGRAVEVCDTVMSSDAYVLSYELPAR; translated from the coding sequence GTGGCCGAGCTGCCGTTGCCGGATCTGGACCCGACCAGCGACCGGGCCGTCTTCCGGCAGATCGCCGATCACATCAGGCATGCGATCGAACAGGGCACTCTCGCCGAAGGTGACAAGGTGCCCTCAGAAGCTCAGCTCATGCAACATTACGGCGTCGCGCGGATGACCATCTGCAACGCGCTCCAGGTCCTCCAGGGCGAGGGCCTGACCGTCGCCGAACACGGGCGCGGTGTCTTCGTCCGCTCTCATCCTCCGGTCCGCCGGCTGGCCTCCGACCGGTTCGCCCGTCGCCATCGCGAGCAGGGCAAGGCCGCGTTCATCGCGGAGACCGAGGGAGCCGGCGGGAAACCGACCGTCGACTCCATCAAGATCACCGAAGAGCGGCCCTCGGCGGACGTGGCCGAGTTGCTCGGGATCACCTCGGAAGATCATGTGATCGCCCGGTCGCGCCGATATCTGATCAACGGTCAGCCGGTGGAGACGGCCGTGTCGTACATCCCGGCGGAGATCGCGCGGGACACGCAGATCGCGCAGCCGGACAGCGGCCCGGGCGGGATCTATGCCCGGCTGGAGGAGTTGGGTTACCGGCTGGATCACTTCGTGGAGGAGATCCGTTCGCGGATGCCGCTCCGTGACGAGGTGCGGGCGCTCAAGCTCGCGCCGGGTGTTCCGGTGTTTCACCTGGTCCGTACGGCTTACGCCACCGATGGTCGCGCCGTGGAGGTGTGCGACACGGTGATGTCCAGCGATGCCTACGTGCTCTCGTATGAGCTTCCCGCCCGATAA
- a CDS encoding NUDIX hydrolase, protein MDHHNTHSVSVAGVIIDDQGRALLTQRRDNGHWEAPGGVLERDEDITSGLLREIQEETGLHVEPVTLTGVYKNMTRGIVALVFRCKVIGGRLTETDETRAFRWVTADEVQELASEAFAIRVLDAMHRDQAPAIRHHDGTRLLGASQLHE, encoded by the coding sequence ATGGATCACCACAACACGCACTCCGTCAGCGTGGCAGGCGTGATCATCGACGACCAGGGGCGTGCCCTCCTCACCCAGCGCCGAGACAACGGCCACTGGGAAGCACCCGGCGGAGTCCTGGAACGCGACGAGGACATCACCAGCGGCCTGCTCCGAGAAATCCAGGAAGAGACCGGCCTGCACGTCGAGCCCGTCACCTTGACCGGCGTCTACAAGAACATGACCCGCGGCATCGTCGCCCTGGTCTTCCGCTGCAAGGTCATCGGCGGCCGTCTTACCGAAACCGACGAGACCCGCGCCTTCCGCTGGGTCACCGCCGACGAGGTCCAGGAACTCGCATCCGAGGCATTCGCCATCCGCGTCCTCGACGCCATGCACCGCGACCAGGCACCGGCCATCCGCCACCACGACGGCACCCGCCTACTCGGAGCGTCACAGCTCCACGAGTGA
- a CDS encoding SEC-C domain-containing protein, giving the protein MSAETAGDKAEKRAQEVAAHLGIADFVYGQPLVRKGKGWREVGDGLLVIGDRGAILQVKSREPAPGLRDSKDKAERVVRKYIEAAIKQGYGSKRTIQLHLASGKPLSATPVRALDFPSVHSSIFALKLSRSCEQWPIIVIVDHPRNPIFSLSVPPGVFCISLLDWEQLHEHTRSVSGILRYIDLVFKSRLPTVIGREEERFSKLAGFVRQPNIPNQWESHPWFSTAARDDPLGVSVYRELLTKVWTGLPRGPGISPEDIRTMLAFLDDVPTSVMVVIGRWILRKRREFRETGNLASGGMTTGNKILVYLHGSEQQCSDQAQWTSELTFLTLTRLHEWTETYSAKAVALGVGTRETENGIEYTHVYLEGAGGLTKEIRDMIEWKYGVHNYRLGHVHHLKYGRNETCPCGSGMKYKRCHGSR; this is encoded by the coding sequence GTGAGTGCGGAGACTGCTGGGGATAAGGCAGAGAAGCGGGCACAAGAGGTCGCTGCTCACCTGGGCATAGCAGACTTCGTCTATGGACAGCCTCTTGTACGCAAAGGGAAAGGCTGGCGGGAGGTTGGAGACGGGCTGCTGGTCATTGGAGATCGTGGTGCCATATTGCAGGTGAAATCACGAGAGCCAGCGCCGGGTTTGCGTGACTCCAAAGATAAAGCCGAACGCGTCGTAAGAAAGTATATCGAAGCGGCGATCAAGCAGGGCTATGGGAGCAAGCGCACGATTCAGTTACACCTGGCTAGCGGTAAGCCTTTGAGTGCAACCCCGGTTCGCGCCCTCGATTTTCCTAGTGTGCATAGCTCGATTTTCGCGCTCAAGCTTTCCCGTTCATGTGAGCAGTGGCCAATTATCGTTATCGTGGATCATCCGCGAAATCCGATATTCAGCTTGTCTGTTCCTCCTGGGGTTTTCTGTATATCTCTACTGGACTGGGAGCAACTGCATGAGCATACCCGATCAGTGAGCGGCATTCTGCGCTATATTGACTTGGTGTTCAAATCGCGACTGCCGACAGTGATTGGAAGGGAGGAGGAGCGCTTTTCTAAGCTCGCTGGTTTTGTCCGCCAACCTAATATACCGAATCAATGGGAATCTCATCCATGGTTCTCGACGGCGGCCCGCGATGACCCTCTAGGCGTGAGCGTTTACCGGGAACTTCTGACCAAGGTGTGGACCGGTCTTCCCCGAGGTCCAGGGATCAGCCCTGAAGACATTCGCACGATGCTTGCATTTCTCGACGATGTACCGACGAGCGTAATGGTCGTCATCGGGCGATGGATCCTGCGGAAACGCCGCGAATTCAGAGAGACCGGCAATCTGGCCAGCGGAGGCATGACCACTGGCAACAAAATTCTAGTTTACCTTCACGGTTCAGAGCAGCAATGCTCCGACCAGGCGCAGTGGACGTCGGAGCTCACCTTTTTAACTCTCACTCGTTTGCATGAGTGGACAGAGACTTATAGCGCCAAGGCTGTTGCGCTTGGGGTAGGTACACGTGAAACTGAAAATGGGATCGAGTACACGCATGTCTACCTTGAAGGCGCAGGAGGTTTAACAAAGGAGATTCGAGATATGATCGAATGGAAATATGGCGTGCACAACTATAGGCTCGGCCACGTGCACCACCTTAAATATGGGCGAAATGAAACATGTCCTTGTGGTAGTGGAATGAAGTACAAGCGATGCCACGGTAGCCGATGA
- a CDS encoding Imm32 family immunity protein — translation MIRADRAGLRALAVHLLALSEPDGPTYYHAHLDPGEIDDESMPLILDHSD, via the coding sequence ATGATCAGAGCTGACAGAGCCGGACTACGAGCTCTCGCGGTGCACCTCTTGGCCCTGTCAGAGCCGGACGGGCCGACGTACTATCACGCGCACCTCGACCCGGGAGAGATCGACGATGAGTCCATGCCTCTCATCCTCGACCACAGCGACTGA
- a CDS encoding ankyrin repeat domain-containing protein: MIVNDGSGWSGIGWDGWTDLGLIRARLDAGADPNSGVFFHAPPLHAAAERGSPEVLAELVRRVDDVDAEHEGRTALWEAVFNNRPGNARALVAAGADPWRPMMNGWSPGRLSLATATPGLFTLPDGEAGLSTPETAAVAEARRLIAALGRLDDDGYSIACTADITAAEAVRRLEAVPADHADVEEIMEDPWSDLDDSLAVVGVTDVPGGCVVVQPWGYAASTPGVIERLSVGTVCYGLFANPKSGNQGAVARDGVIEEWDTHPGGGSVYSEESAEEILATYLYHGEAEAYCYAGAGLRPIDNRSITDQVDVWLRLPEHLH; the protein is encoded by the coding sequence ATGATCGTCAACGATGGATCCGGGTGGTCCGGCATCGGTTGGGACGGCTGGACGGACCTCGGCCTGATCCGCGCCCGGCTCGACGCGGGCGCCGACCCGAATTCAGGGGTGTTCTTTCACGCACCGCCGCTTCATGCGGCGGCCGAGCGTGGTTCACCCGAGGTGCTCGCGGAGCTGGTCCGGCGCGTCGACGACGTCGACGCGGAGCACGAAGGCCGTACCGCGCTCTGGGAAGCCGTCTTCAACAACCGCCCCGGCAACGCCCGCGCCCTGGTCGCCGCCGGGGCGGACCCGTGGCGGCCGATGATGAACGGCTGGTCCCCCGGACGGCTCAGCCTGGCCACTGCCACTCCTGGCCTGTTCACTCTTCCCGACGGCGAGGCCGGCCTGTCCACCCCGGAGACCGCCGCCGTGGCGGAGGCCAGGCGTCTGATCGCCGCATTGGGGCGCCTCGACGACGACGGCTACAGCATCGCCTGTACGGCCGACATCACCGCGGCCGAGGCGGTACGGCGCCTGGAGGCCGTACCGGCCGATCACGCCGACGTTGAAGAGATCATGGAGGATCCCTGGTCGGATCTCGACGACAGCCTGGCCGTCGTCGGCGTCACGGACGTGCCCGGTGGATGCGTCGTCGTTCAGCCGTGGGGATACGCCGCCTCCACCCCAGGCGTCATAGAGCGCTTGTCGGTGGGCACCGTCTGCTACGGGCTGTTCGCCAACCCCAAGAGCGGCAACCAGGGGGCCGTCGCCCGCGACGGCGTCATCGAGGAGTGGGACACCCACCCGGGCGGTGGCAGCGTCTATTCCGAAGAATCGGCAGAGGAGATCCTCGCCACCTATCTCTACCACGGCGAGGCCGAGGCCTACTGCTATGCCGGAGCGGGGCTGCGGCCGATCGACAACCGATCGATCACCGACCAGGTCGACGTGTGGCTGAGACTGCCCGAACACCTGCACTGA
- a CDS encoding tyrosine-type recombinase/integrase, producing the protein MDDPLLGSLGDLDEWLDRRDVLDGQPFLLSPQGEYDVALNRYFEQIGMATAPWNTQAAHARDLRNFLDFLWANRGGRPWREATPEDRAAYERWRRKDPAGPRVEPTTWDREVATVNAFFAWVVRQGYIEVSPIVQRESRDRRSRPGRRSTQTTPAEASHTGARRHVEWLTPGMYRRWRDIGIRGHTPDGALDPSFRGRFASRNAAFTDLMIRTGLRISEQIGLSLYELPRTQAGILNSRTWLPAPIAKWGSARYVYIPTGVLRDIWDYVEIERADAVERARDLGLYERIVEPLLIEDPSQPVVRIGGRRLPLTKLRQAERARVLVRTDHGWEPAALWLNESGLPGSAAGYRELFKDANRRCRRHGLTVSTHPHGLRHSFAVIELEHLWRGHLEQLQETNPQARMTYQRVYGDPLLWVSCRLGHRSIETSAIYLHTLQELEMETRMALIPDWWERTGVDPAQLDDPPTDGAEEHA; encoded by the coding sequence ATGGACGATCCGCTGCTGGGATCGCTCGGCGACTTGGACGAGTGGCTGGACCGGCGGGATGTGCTGGATGGGCAGCCGTTCCTGCTCAGCCCCCAGGGCGAGTACGACGTGGCGTTGAACCGGTACTTCGAGCAGATCGGGATGGCGACGGCGCCGTGGAACACACAGGCGGCGCACGCCCGGGACCTGCGGAACTTCCTGGATTTTCTGTGGGCGAACCGCGGTGGAAGGCCGTGGCGCGAGGCTACGCCGGAGGATCGGGCTGCCTATGAGCGGTGGCGACGGAAGGATCCTGCAGGGCCGCGGGTAGAGCCCACCACCTGGGATCGTGAGGTCGCAACGGTCAACGCGTTCTTCGCCTGGGTGGTTCGGCAGGGCTACATCGAAGTCAGTCCGATCGTGCAGCGGGAGAGCCGGGATCGTCGCTCCCGCCCAGGACGGAGATCCACGCAGACGACCCCGGCGGAGGCCTCGCATACCGGAGCGCGCCGTCATGTCGAGTGGCTGACGCCGGGCATGTATCGGCGATGGCGGGACATCGGGATCCGCGGCCACACCCCCGACGGGGCCTTGGACCCATCGTTTAGAGGCAGGTTCGCCTCGCGGAACGCCGCGTTCACCGACCTGATGATCCGCACCGGGCTGAGGATCAGCGAGCAGATCGGGTTGTCGCTCTATGAACTGCCCCGCACGCAGGCCGGGATACTGAACAGCCGGACCTGGCTGCCCGCGCCGATCGCGAAATGGGGTTCAGCCCGCTACGTCTACATCCCGACCGGGGTCTTGCGCGATATCTGGGACTACGTGGAGATCGAGCGCGCGGACGCGGTGGAGCGGGCTCGAGATCTGGGCCTCTACGAGCGGATCGTGGAGCCGCTGCTGATCGAGGATCCCTCCCAACCGGTGGTGCGGATCGGTGGCCGCCGCCTGCCACTGACCAAACTCAGGCAAGCCGAACGCGCCCGGGTCCTGGTCCGCACCGATCACGGGTGGGAGCCGGCAGCGTTGTGGTTGAACGAGTCTGGGCTGCCCGGATCGGCCGCAGGTTACCGCGAGCTCTTCAAGGACGCCAACCGACGCTGCCGTCGACACGGCCTGACCGTGTCAACGCACCCGCACGGGCTGCGACACAGCTTCGCGGTGATCGAGCTGGAACACCTCTGGCGGGGCCATCTGGAGCAGCTCCAGGAGACCAACCCACAGGCACGGATGACCTACCAGCGTGTCTATGGCGATCCGCTGCTCTGGGTCAGCTGCAGGCTCGGGCACCGGTCGATCGAGACCTCCGCGATCTATCTGCACACGCTGCAGGAGCTGGAGATGGAAACACGCATGGCGCTGATCCCGGACTGGTGGGAGCGCACGGGCGTCGATCCTGCCCAACTCGACGATCCGCCCACTGACGGTGCTGAGGAGCACGCGTGA